A single genomic interval of Granulicella tundricola MP5ACTX9 harbors:
- a CDS encoding GNAT family N-acetyltransferase, producing MAPLSDSTSTGSSRPRVGGATVREAKLQDAVNIFELVNSLSGDGTLLRRNYAEICENVRDFQIAESEAGVFLGCGALHLYGPHLAEVRSIVVKPEAKGQGAGGKLLRALLEEAEYQGVVSVCLFTRIPDFFFHFGFRVSDRTALPDKIYKDCQTCPRLYACDEVAMVRGPLPRIAVLGPTKFPQPELVKLQTSVIPHK from the coding sequence ATTGCGCCACTCAGCGACTCGACCTCCACCGGCTCCTCACGCCCCCGCGTAGGTGGCGCAACCGTCCGCGAGGCCAAACTCCAGGACGCGGTCAACATCTTCGAGCTCGTCAACTCCCTCTCCGGAGACGGCACCCTTCTTCGCCGCAACTACGCAGAGATCTGCGAGAACGTCCGCGACTTCCAGATCGCCGAATCCGAAGCTGGCGTCTTTCTCGGCTGCGGAGCCCTGCACCTCTACGGCCCCCACCTCGCCGAGGTCCGCTCCATCGTCGTCAAACCCGAAGCCAAAGGCCAGGGTGCCGGCGGCAAGCTCCTCCGCGCGCTTTTGGAAGAAGCCGAGTACCAGGGCGTCGTCAGCGTCTGCCTCTTCACCCGCATCCCCGACTTCTTCTTCCACTTCGGCTTCCGCGTCTCCGACCGCACCGCGCTCCCCGACAAGATCTACAAGGACTGCCAGACCTGCCCTCGCCTCTACGCTTGCGATGAGGTCGCCATGGTCCGCGGCCCCCTGCCGAGAATAGCCGTACTGGGCCCCACCAAATTTCCTCAACCGGAGCTCGTCAAGCTCCAGACCTCGGTCATCCCTCACAAATAG